Proteins encoded together in one Kitasatospora albolonga window:
- a CDS encoding ergothioneine biosynthesis glutamate--cysteine ligase EgtA, whose product MSSDAPGGPGPRPESDPLDEGAAQDLLRGICFKTGPPRTVGVELEWLIHDREHPAAPVAQERLDGAVAALRELPLSAALTFEPGGQLELSSQPAGSLMECVETTAADLAAVRGSLGLAGLAPVGLGVDPWQTPHRRLREPRYDAMEAALDRAGPAGRAMMCTSASVQVCLDAGEEEPGPLGYGRRWQLTHLLGAVLVAAFANSPYQQGRRTGWKSTRQALWADLDPVRTLAPGGTLPPREAWAAHVLDTPVMCVRREEGPWDVPEDLTFREWMRTGAPRPPVRADLDYHITTLFPPVRPRGHLELRMIDAQSGADGWLVPLAVATALFDDPEAAETVYRTVKPLAESAGSAAAPRNPLWTTAAREGLADPELRAAATVCFDTALTSLERMGASDAVRETVAAFNDRYVARGRCPADDLPGPGALTDLSLLTGSADAPPAPPHPGRVTSA is encoded by the coding sequence ATGTCCTCGGACGCACCCGGCGGCCCCGGCCCCCGCCCGGAATCCGATCCTCTGGACGAGGGTGCGGCGCAGGATTTACTGCGCGGTATATGTTTCAAGACGGGTCCCCCTCGCACCGTGGGGGTGGAACTCGAATGGCTCATCCATGACCGGGAACATCCCGCCGCGCCGGTCGCCCAGGAGCGGCTGGACGGCGCGGTCGCGGCCCTCCGCGAGCTGCCCCTGAGCGCCGCACTGACGTTCGAGCCGGGTGGGCAGCTGGAGCTCAGCTCGCAGCCGGCCGGTTCCCTGATGGAGTGCGTCGAGACCACCGCGGCGGACCTGGCGGCCGTGCGGGGTTCGCTCGGCCTCGCCGGGCTCGCGCCGGTCGGGCTCGGCGTCGACCCCTGGCAGACACCGCACCGCAGGCTGCGCGAGCCGCGTTACGACGCGATGGAGGCGGCGCTCGACCGTGCGGGGCCGGCCGGGCGGGCGATGATGTGCACCTCCGCCTCCGTCCAGGTCTGCCTGGACGCGGGCGAGGAGGAGCCCGGGCCGCTCGGCTACGGAAGGCGGTGGCAGCTCACCCATCTGCTCGGTGCCGTCCTGGTGGCCGCCTTCGCCAACTCCCCGTACCAGCAGGGGCGCAGGACCGGCTGGAAGTCCACCCGGCAGGCGCTGTGGGCAGATCTCGACCCCGTACGGACACTGGCGCCGGGCGGCACGCTCCCCCCGCGCGAGGCGTGGGCCGCGCATGTCCTGGACACGCCCGTGATGTGCGTGCGCCGCGAGGAGGGCCCCTGGGACGTGCCCGAGGACCTCACCTTCCGGGAGTGGATGCGAACGGGTGCGCCCCGGCCGCCGGTCCGGGCCGATCTCGACTACCACATCACCACCCTCTTCCCGCCGGTCCGCCCGCGCGGGCACCTCGAACTGCGCATGATCGACGCGCAGAGCGGCGCGGACGGCTGGCTGGTGCCGCTCGCCGTCGCCACCGCCCTGTTCGACGACCCGGAGGCCGCCGAGACCGTGTACCGCACCGTGAAGCCCCTGGCCGAGTCGGCGGGCTCCGCCGCCGCGCCGCGCAACCCGCTGTGGACGACGGCCGCCCGCGAGGGCCTGGCCGATCCGGAGCTGCGGGCGGCGGCCACCGTCTGCTTCGACACGGCGCTGACCTCGCTGGAACGGATGGGGGCGAGCGATGCCGTACGGGAGACGGTGGCGGCCTTCAACGACCGGTACGTGGCCCGGGGCCGATGTCCGGCCGACGACCTGCCCGGACCGGGCGCCCTCACCGACCTGTCCCTGCTGACCGGCTCCGCGGACGCGCCGCCCGCGCCGCCGCACCCGGGAAGGGTGACCTCGGCATGA
- a CDS encoding sulfatase-modifying factor 1 — protein sequence MTDDRTPSAPSALSADGFPPAPGVHDPEALRRRALDALLTARARTAILTDSVEDGELTAQHSPLMSPLVWDLAHIGNQEEQWLLRAVGGRQALRPEIDGLYDAFEHPRAARPSLPLLAPAEARTYASDVRGRALDILEGAPLHEGGRPLERAGFAFGMIAQHEQQHDETMLITHQLRSGPAVLTAPAPPAPTDADALPGEVLVPGGPFTMGTSAEPWALDNERPAHQREVAAFRLDTAPVTCGAYQRFMADGGYTDPRWWAPEGWDMVREHGLTAPLFWHQDAGQWLRRRFGVTEPVPEDEPVLHVSWYEADAYARWAGRRLPTEAEWEKAARHDPVTGRSLRYPWGDTDPTPEQANLGQRHLRPARAGAYPAGRAPSGAGQLIGDVWEWTSSDFLPYPGFVAFPYREYSEVFFGPGHKVLRGGSFAVDQVACRGTFRNWDLPVRRQIFSGFRTARDA from the coding sequence ATGACCGACGACCGTACCCCCTCCGCTCCCTCCGCCCTCTCCGCGGACGGCTTCCCCCCGGCCCCCGGAGTCCACGATCCCGAGGCGCTGCGCCGCCGCGCCCTCGACGCGCTGCTGACCGCCCGCGCGCGCACCGCGATCCTGACCGACAGTGTCGAGGACGGTGAACTCACCGCCCAGCACTCCCCCTTGATGTCCCCGCTCGTCTGGGACCTGGCCCACATCGGCAACCAGGAGGAGCAGTGGCTGCTCCGTGCCGTGGGCGGCCGGCAGGCCCTGCGCCCCGAGATCGACGGGCTGTACGACGCGTTCGAGCACCCCCGCGCCGCGCGGCCCTCGCTGCCGCTGCTGGCGCCCGCCGAGGCGCGGACGTACGCCTCCGATGTACGGGGCAGGGCCCTGGACATCCTGGAGGGTGCCCCGCTGCACGAAGGGGGACGGCCGCTGGAGCGGGCCGGGTTCGCCTTCGGGATGATCGCCCAGCACGAACAGCAGCACGACGAGACGATGCTGATCACCCATCAGCTGCGGTCCGGTCCGGCCGTGCTGACCGCTCCCGCGCCGCCCGCGCCCACCGACGCCGACGCGCTGCCCGGTGAAGTCCTCGTCCCCGGCGGCCCGTTCACCATGGGCACCTCCGCCGAGCCGTGGGCCCTGGACAACGAACGGCCCGCGCACCAGCGGGAGGTGGCCGCGTTCCGCCTGGACACCGCGCCGGTCACCTGCGGCGCGTACCAGCGGTTCATGGCCGACGGCGGGTATACCGACCCCCGCTGGTGGGCGCCCGAGGGCTGGGACATGGTCCGCGAACACGGCCTGACCGCACCCCTGTTCTGGCACCAGGACGCCGGGCAGTGGCTGCGCCGCAGGTTCGGGGTGACCGAGCCGGTGCCGGAGGACGAGCCGGTGCTGCACGTCAGCTGGTACGAGGCGGACGCGTACGCCCGCTGGGCGGGGCGGCGGCTGCCCACCGAGGCCGAGTGGGAGAAGGCCGCCCGGCACGATCCGGTCACCGGGCGTTCGCTGCGCTACCCCTGGGGCGACACGGACCCGACACCGGAGCAGGCCAATCTGGGCCAGCGCCATCTGCGTCCGGCGCGGGCCGGGGCGTATCCGGCGGGCCGGGCGCCGTCCGGCGCGGGCCAGCTGATCGGCGATGTGTGGGAGTGGACGTCGAGCGACTTCCTGCCCTATCCGGGGTTCGTGGCGTTCCCCTACCGGGAGTACTCGGAGGTGTTCTTCGGTCCGGGCCACAAGGTGCTGCGCGGCGGTTCGTTCGCCGTGGACCAGGTCGCCTGCCGGGGCACGTTCCGCAACTGGGACCTGCCGGTGCGGCGGCAGATCTTCTCCGGATTCCGCACCGCGAGGGACGCCTGA
- a CDS encoding LacI family transcriptional regulator, whose protein sequence is MSQLPKQRTEVSVPTSADVARLAGVSRATVSYVLNNNATVRISEPTRHRVREAATQLGYVPHAAARSLRAGHSRMVLLPSGHIPAGPLHQRFFQELQAGLRRLDYTVVQYGSAGLDADEAARAWAELRPVAVVVPPGITLTRHGTGVLTRSGAKAVITLGPEPVEGAHGLVMDQRRVGAGAVGHLLARGRRRIGVVMPREPGLAPFSEPRLAGARQAAGTAGAHILPLPLRYEEESAAELAGGWRELGLDAVFAYNDEYAMLLMRALQDAGVAIPGDTAVVGADDLLLGRLLRPRLSTVRMELAMEHPLAETIDRLVHHPGTAPVHHDLLRTSAVHRESS, encoded by the coding sequence ATGAGCCAGTTACCCAAGCAGCGCACCGAGGTCTCCGTCCCGACCAGCGCCGATGTCGCGCGCCTCGCCGGAGTGTCCCGGGCCACCGTGTCGTACGTCCTCAACAACAACGCCACCGTCCGGATCAGCGAACCCACCCGGCACCGCGTCAGGGAGGCCGCGACGCAACTCGGTTACGTCCCGCACGCCGCCGCCCGCAGCCTGCGCGCCGGACACAGCCGCATGGTCCTGCTGCCCTCCGGCCACATACCGGCGGGCCCGCTGCACCAGCGCTTCTTCCAGGAACTCCAGGCGGGACTGCGCCGTCTGGACTACACCGTCGTCCAGTACGGCAGCGCCGGCCTCGACGCCGACGAGGCGGCCAGGGCCTGGGCCGAACTGCGGCCCGTCGCCGTCGTCGTACCACCGGGCATCACCCTCACCCGGCACGGCACGGGCGTCCTCACCCGCTCCGGCGCCAAAGCGGTGATCACGCTCGGCCCGGAGCCGGTGGAGGGCGCCCACGGGCTGGTCATGGACCAGCGGCGGGTCGGCGCCGGCGCGGTCGGACACCTGCTGGCGCGGGGCCGCCGCCGCATCGGGGTGGTCATGCCCCGCGAACCGGGACTCGCCCCGTTCTCCGAACCCCGCCTCGCCGGGGCACGGCAGGCCGCCGGGACGGCCGGGGCCCACATCCTGCCGCTCCCGCTCCGGTACGAGGAGGAGTCGGCGGCGGAGCTGGCGGGCGGCTGGCGGGAACTGGGACTGGACGCCGTGTTCGCGTACAACGACGAGTACGCCATGCTGCTGATGCGGGCCCTCCAGGACGCGGGCGTGGCGATACCCGGTGACACGGCGGTCGTCGGAGCGGACGACCTGCTGCTCGGCAGACTGCTGCGGCCCCGCCTCAGCACGGTCCGCATGGAGCTCGCGATGGAGCACCCGCTGGCCGAGACGATCGACCGGCTCGTCCACCACCCGGGCACCGCCCCCGTCCACCACGACCTGCTGCGCACCAGCGCCGTGCACCGCGAGTCCAGCTGA
- a CDS encoding L-histidine N(alpha)-methyltransferase — MSPFLLTRTLPEDATDAALRADVLSGLTRHPKTLPPKWFYDARGSELFEEITRLPEYYPTRAEREILEERAEEIAAASGARTVIELGSGSSEKTRHLLDALPGLESYVPVDVSESALTGAAESLLAEHPGLSVHAIVADFTGGLALPGTPGPRLVAFLGGTIGNLLPEERAGFLHSVRSLLTPGDALLLGTDLVKDERTLVAAYDDTSGVTAAFNKNVLSVVNRELGADFPLEDFEHVAVWNPEQRWIEMRLRARRALNVKIRELDLVVPFEAGEELRTEVSSKFRQEDVREELAGAGLRLAQWWTDAEGRFALSLATAV; from the coding sequence GTGAGCCCTTTCCTGCTGACCCGCACCCTGCCGGAGGACGCCACGGACGCGGCGCTGCGCGCCGATGTCCTGAGCGGGCTGACCCGGCACCCGAAGACGCTGCCGCCCAAGTGGTTCTACGACGCGCGCGGCAGCGAGCTGTTCGAGGAGATCACCCGGCTGCCCGAGTACTACCCGACCCGCGCGGAGCGGGAGATCCTGGAGGAGCGCGCCGAGGAGATCGCCGCCGCCTCGGGGGCCCGGACCGTGATCGAGCTGGGCTCGGGCTCGTCGGAGAAGACCCGCCATCTGCTGGACGCCTTGCCGGGGCTGGAGAGTTATGTGCCGGTGGACGTGAGCGAGAGCGCGCTGACGGGCGCGGCCGAGTCGCTGCTCGCCGAGCATCCCGGGCTCTCCGTGCACGCCATCGTCGCGGACTTCACCGGCGGTCTCGCGCTGCCGGGCACCCCGGGCCCCCGGCTCGTCGCCTTCCTGGGCGGCACCATCGGGAACCTGCTCCCCGAGGAGCGGGCAGGCTTCCTGCACTCGGTGCGCTCGCTCCTGACGCCGGGTGACGCGCTGCTGCTCGGCACGGACCTGGTGAAGGACGAGAGGACGCTGGTCGCCGCGTACGACGACACCTCCGGCGTGACGGCGGCGTTCAACAAGAACGTGCTCAGCGTGGTCAACCGGGAGCTGGGCGCGGACTTCCCGCTGGAGGACTTCGAGCATGTCGCGGTGTGGAACCCGGAACAGCGGTGGATCGAGATGCGGCTGCGCGCCCGCCGGGCGCTGAACGTGAAGATCCGGGAGCTGGACCTGGTGGTGCCGTTCGAGGCCGGTGAGGAGCTGCGTACGGAGGTGTCCTCGAAGTTCCGCCAGGAGGACGTGCGCGAGGAGCTGGCGGGCGCCGGGCTCCGGCTCGCTCAGTGGTGGACGGATGCGGAGGGGCGGTTCGCCCTGTCGCTGGCCACGGCGGTCTGA
- a CDS encoding CchlT translates to MRDIVFARRSGWIPNVIREDGELKLMLGAGADANHEPRTFTFPIGEAHLTVIQEDLARHLLLWSAVLPLCDAAGTRGRLDEEAAVALLDPVLLSAPEDVDALFRRIPWDRARLVAHGADTRLLERGQVCAALRAATETSDGKRAQEDHAHRRRAERGVVLGPLDTALLKYTGQYLHGAAVPKRIPGAVDPALLPEVVRVIATAEQACAGMRIGRDPRRGKRATDKRDWDRMAKAVETAVRRARPGLAEDAVRTVSFLMCSEAAERARNSSLDDDEEAVGGSARKTALSFTDDKGVERKWRRGHPRTATAEFWEFVGERSAGDNEVFTIEDEEMGEGVQLHFYADSIARVTTVRKGEGGSDPEYRVEYSLVDGMDGYRKLVSAFVGGGCAALGPYGSWIPDAAEFERARRRRRAAE, encoded by the coding sequence ATGAGAGACATCGTTTTCGCGCGCCGGAGCGGCTGGATTCCGAACGTGATCCGTGAGGACGGTGAACTGAAGCTGATGCTGGGTGCCGGGGCCGACGCCAACCACGAGCCCCGCACGTTCACGTTCCCGATCGGGGAAGCCCACCTCACGGTGATCCAGGAGGATCTGGCCCGGCACCTGCTGCTGTGGAGCGCGGTCCTCCCGCTGTGCGACGCCGCCGGAACCCGGGGCAGGCTCGACGAGGAAGCCGCCGTCGCGCTCCTGGACCCGGTGCTCCTCTCCGCGCCCGAGGACGTCGACGCGCTCTTCCGGCGCATCCCGTGGGACAGGGCCCGACTCGTCGCCCACGGGGCCGACACCCGTCTGCTCGAACGCGGTCAGGTCTGCGCGGCGCTGCGCGCGGCGACCGAGACGTCCGACGGGAAGCGGGCCCAGGAGGACCACGCGCACCGCCGTCGTGCCGAGCGCGGAGTGGTGCTCGGCCCGCTCGACACCGCGCTTCTGAAGTACACGGGCCAGTACCTGCACGGCGCGGCGGTTCCGAAACGGATACCCGGTGCCGTCGATCCCGCGCTGCTGCCCGAGGTCGTACGGGTCATCGCCACCGCGGAGCAGGCGTGCGCCGGGATGCGGATCGGCCGCGATCCACGGCGGGGGAAGCGCGCCACGGACAAGCGCGACTGGGACCGGATGGCGAAGGCCGTCGAAACCGCCGTCCGCCGCGCACGGCCCGGGCTCGCCGAGGACGCAGTGCGTACCGTGAGCTTCCTGATGTGCTCGGAGGCCGCGGAGCGCGCCAGGAACTCATCCCTGGACGACGATGAAGAGGCTGTCGGCGGGAGTGCGCGGAAGACGGCCCTGTCCTTCACCGACGACAAGGGCGTCGAGAGGAAGTGGCGCCGGGGCCATCCCCGTACCGCCACCGCGGAGTTCTGGGAGTTCGTCGGCGAGCGCTCCGCCGGGGACAACGAGGTGTTCACCATCGAGGACGAGGAGATGGGCGAGGGCGTCCAGCTCCACTTCTACGCGGACTCCATCGCCCGGGTCACGACGGTACGCAAGGGTGAGGGCGGGTCGGACCCGGAGTACCGGGTCGAGTACAGCCTGGTCGACGGGATGGACGGGTACCGGAAGCTGGTGAGCGCCTTCGTCGGCGGCGGCTGCGCCGCACTCGGACCGTACGGCTCCTGGATTCCGGATGCCGCCGAGTTCGAGCGCGCGCGTCGGCGGCGGCGCGCCGCGGAGTAG
- a CDS encoding MFS transporter: MSDSLTGPGTARPQDAAAPEPGTARIPTLWLGLMAGPLSFGIAGPALVLDDIAWDLSTSVSTVTWGVTAFGWGIAVGTPLMAGLLRHRGARAALGASGLLVLLGALLVLTVPLLPAVIIGCALQALGTAGLTSIAMSLTDSARSMGFVTASLAVVGSTSPLVGSLVNDALNWQATLALPAISLIGLLVVIRRVPTRPTSTAAFDGLGAVLLTAVVTALVFVPHYPAVAGVVSVLTIAALVWHLRRRPQGFVPAVVVRSPVFLISSVLALLLAVANFGMMFAVADALSDHTSWSSGRIGAAMVWPMLLGGALSWAVVSLSAKVGRQPVIIVLVALSAAGVVLASVSTVAVLLLLAQALASIAAASGQGVFAVHSTKAVPDEERPAAIGLFNLCYLLGAAFGPAIVSLM, from the coding sequence ATGAGTGACTCCCTCACGGGTCCGGGCACCGCGCGCCCCCAGGACGCCGCTGCCCCGGAACCCGGCACCGCCCGTATCCCCACCCTCTGGCTGGGGCTGATGGCCGGCCCGCTCTCGTTCGGCATCGCCGGGCCCGCCCTGGTCCTGGACGACATCGCCTGGGACCTGTCCACCAGCGTCTCCACCGTCACCTGGGGCGTGACTGCCTTCGGCTGGGGCATCGCGGTGGGCACGCCCCTGATGGCGGGTCTGCTGCGGCACCGCGGAGCACGGGCCGCACTGGGCGCCAGCGGGCTGCTGGTGCTGCTCGGCGCTCTCCTGGTGCTCACCGTGCCGCTGCTGCCGGCCGTCATCATCGGCTGCGCGCTCCAGGCTCTCGGCACCGCCGGACTGACCTCCATCGCCATGAGCCTGACGGACTCCGCCCGCTCGATGGGCTTCGTCACCGCCTCACTGGCGGTGGTCGGCTCCACCTCGCCGCTGGTCGGCTCGCTCGTCAACGACGCGCTGAACTGGCAGGCGACCCTCGCCCTGCCCGCGATCAGCCTGATCGGTCTGCTGGTGGTCATCCGGCGGGTCCCCACCAGGCCGACCTCGACCGCCGCCTTCGACGGGCTCGGCGCGGTGCTGCTGACCGCGGTGGTCACGGCGCTGGTCTTCGTCCCGCACTACCCGGCGGTCGCCGGGGTCGTCTCGGTGCTGACGATCGCCGCACTGGTGTGGCATCTGCGGCGCAGGCCGCAGGGGTTCGTCCCGGCGGTGGTGGTACGCAGCCCCGTCTTCCTGATCTCCTCGGTGCTGGCGCTCCTGCTCGCGGTGGCCAACTTCGGCATGATGTTCGCGGTCGCCGACGCCCTGTCCGACCACACGTCCTGGTCGAGCGGCCGGATCGGGGCGGCCATGGTCTGGCCGATGCTGCTGGGCGGTGCGCTGTCGTGGGCGGTGGTCTCCCTGTCGGCGAAGGTGGGCCGCCAACCGGTGATCATCGTCCTGGTCGCCCTGAGCGCCGCCGGGGTGGTGCTGGCCTCGGTGAGCACCGTCGCGGTGCTGCTGCTGTTGGCCCAGGCCCTCGCCTCGATCGCGGCGGCCTCCGGGCAGGGCGTCTTCGCGGTGCATTCCACCAAGGCCGTGCCGGACGAGGAGCGCCCGGCGGCCATCGGCCTGTTCAACCTCTGCTATCTGCTCGGCGCGGCCTTCGGGCCGGCGATCGTCTCGCTGATGTAG
- a CDS encoding thioredoxin, producing MSTVELTKENFDQVVSDNGFVLIDFWASWCGPCRQFAPVYDSASERHPDLVFAKVDTEAQQELAAAFDIRSIPTLMIVRDNVAVFSQPGALPEAALEDVIGQARNLDMDEVRRSVEEQKRAAEAGPGQQEPQ from the coding sequence ATGAGCACCGTAGAGCTCACCAAGGAAAACTTCGATCAGGTCGTCAGTGACAACGGCTTCGTCCTGATCGACTTCTGGGCTTCCTGGTGCGGCCCCTGCCGACAGTTCGCCCCGGTCTACGACTCGGCGTCCGAGCGCCACCCCGACCTGGTCTTCGCGAAGGTCGACACGGAGGCGCAGCAGGAGCTGGCGGCCGCCTTCGACATCCGGTCCATTCCGACGCTGATGATCGTCCGGGACAACGTGGCGGTGTTCTCGCAGCCCGGTGCCCTGCCCGAGGCGGCTCTCGAGGACGTCATCGGCCAGGCCCGGAACCTGGACATGGACGAGGTCCGCAGGTCCGTCGAGGAGCAGAAGCGGGCGGCGGAGGCCGGGCCGGGGCAGCAGGAGCCCCAGTAG
- a CDS encoding pyridine nucleotide-disulfide oxidoreductase, with amino-acid sequence MTDAVDASEYDVVVIGAGPVGENVADRARAAGLSAAVVESELIGGECSYWACMPSKALLRPVVARADARRVPGLSSAVRGPLDVPAVLAHRDGMTSHWKDDGQAGWLEGIGADIHRGTGRLTGPREVTVTAPDGTVHRLTARHAVAVCTGTRAVVPDLPGIAEARPWTSREATSAKEVPGRLVVVGGGVVGVEMATVWQALGAEVTLLIRGGGLLPKMEPFAGELVAEALTEAGATIRTGVSVTAVHRPAPDGPVTAVLDDGTRIEADEILFATGRAPRTDDLGLETVGLEPGSWLTVDDSCRVEGTDWLYAVGDVNHRALLTHQGKYQARIAGAAIAARARQTPPLDTAPWGPHAATADHAAVPQVVFTDPEAASVGLTLAEAERTGRRVRALDYDLASVAGSGLYADGYKGRARMIVDLDREILLGVTFVGPGIGELLHSATVAVAGEVPIDRLWHAVPAYPTISEVWLRLLETYRG; translated from the coding sequence ATGACAGACGCAGTGGATGCTTCCGAGTACGACGTCGTGGTCATCGGTGCGGGTCCGGTGGGGGAGAACGTGGCCGACCGGGCGCGTGCCGCCGGGCTCAGCGCCGCCGTGGTGGAGTCCGAGCTGATCGGCGGCGAATGCTCGTACTGGGCCTGCATGCCGAGCAAGGCCCTCCTGCGCCCCGTGGTCGCCCGCGCCGACGCCCGCCGCGTACCGGGCCTGAGCTCCGCCGTGCGGGGCCCCCTCGACGTACCGGCCGTCCTCGCCCACCGGGACGGGATGACGAGCCACTGGAAGGACGACGGGCAGGCCGGCTGGCTGGAGGGCATCGGAGCCGACATCCACCGGGGTACGGGCCGCCTCACCGGCCCCCGCGAGGTCACCGTCACCGCCCCCGACGGCACCGTGCACCGGCTCACCGCCCGGCACGCCGTGGCCGTGTGCACCGGCACCAGGGCCGTCGTCCCCGACCTCCCGGGCATCGCCGAGGCCCGCCCCTGGACCAGCCGCGAGGCCACCAGCGCCAAGGAGGTGCCCGGCCGGCTCGTGGTCGTCGGCGGGGGAGTGGTCGGCGTGGAGATGGCGACCGTCTGGCAGGCGCTGGGCGCCGAGGTGACGCTGCTGATCCGGGGCGGGGGCCTGCTCCCGAAGATGGAGCCCTTCGCGGGCGAGCTGGTGGCCGAGGCGCTGACGGAGGCCGGAGCCACCATCCGTACGGGAGTCTCCGTCACCGCCGTGCACCGCCCCGCACCGGACGGCCCGGTCACGGCCGTCCTGGACGACGGCACCCGGATCGAGGCCGACGAGATCCTCTTCGCCACCGGCCGGGCCCCGCGCACCGACGACCTGGGCCTGGAGACGGTCGGCCTGGAGCCCGGCTCCTGGCTCACGGTGGACGACAGCTGCCGCGTCGAGGGCACGGACTGGCTGTACGCGGTCGGGGACGTCAACCACCGTGCCCTCCTCACCCACCAGGGCAAGTACCAGGCCCGTATCGCGGGCGCGGCGATCGCCGCCCGGGCCCGGCAGACCCCGCCCCTGGACACGGCCCCCTGGGGCCCCCACGCGGCCACCGCCGACCACGCGGCCGTTCCCCAGGTCGTCTTCACCGACCCCGAGGCCGCCTCCGTCGGCCTCACCCTCGCCGAGGCCGAACGCACGGGCAGGCGGGTCCGCGCCCTTGACTACGACCTCGCCTCGGTCGCCGGCTCCGGCCTGTACGCCGACGGCTACAAGGGCCGCGCCCGCATGATCGTGGACCTGGACCGCGAGATCCTCCTCGGCGTGACCTTCGTCGGCCCCGGCATCGGCGAACTCCTGCACTCCGCGACGGTCGCGGTGGCGGGGGAGGTGCCCATCGACCGGCTGTGGCACGCGGTTCCGGCGTACCCGACGATCAGCGAGGTGTGGCTGCGGCTGCTGGAGACGTACCGGGGGTGA
- a CDS encoding growth inhibitor PemK, translated as MTFHQSAQRFDSTPVAPGSTGPTATVQADPHEVGPVRTSYAPDRDGDPDPGEIVWTWVPFEENDGRGKDRPVLVVAREATGTVLAVQLSSKQHDMDHEWVALGAGPWDSSGRPSWVDLDRVLRVHEDGMRREACALDRDRFDAVTGRLRERYGWS; from the coding sequence ATGACGTTCCACCAGAGCGCACAGCGCTTCGACAGCACGCCCGTGGCCCCCGGCAGCACCGGGCCGACCGCCACCGTCCAGGCCGACCCGCACGAGGTGGGCCCGGTCCGCACCTCCTACGCCCCCGACCGCGACGGCGACCCCGATCCGGGCGAGATCGTCTGGACCTGGGTGCCGTTCGAGGAGAACGACGGGCGCGGCAAGGACCGGCCGGTCCTCGTCGTCGCCCGGGAGGCGACGGGCACCGTGCTCGCCGTCCAGCTCTCCAGCAAGCAGCACGACATGGACCACGAGTGGGTGGCGCTGGGGGCCGGTCCGTGGGACAGCTCCGGGCGGCCGTCGTGGGTCGATCTGGACCGGGTGCTGCGGGTCCACGAGGACGGGATGCGGCGGGAGGCGTGCGCGCTGGACCGGGACCGGTTCGACGCCGTCACCGGGCGGCTGCGGGAACGGTACGGCTGGAGCTGA
- a CDS encoding ergothioneine biosynthesis protein EgtC, translating into MCRHIAYVGDPVALGTILSAPEHSLVRQSWAPRRQRYGTVNADGFGVGWYADGDPVPGRYRRQGPIWHDETFTDLARVVRTTALLAAVRDATEAGADGEAAAAPYSAGRLLFSHNGAVPGWPASLAGPAGALPARELLSLAARNDSALLWALVLHRAAAGDDVPTAVAETVREVAEAAPGARLNLLVTDGTTVVATAWGDTLWYLHEPGRSTAVASEPYDDDPLWREVPDRTLLVATSSDVTPTPLKEPAA; encoded by the coding sequence ATGTGCCGTCATATCGCCTATGTGGGCGACCCGGTGGCCCTCGGGACCATATTGTCCGCGCCTGAGCACTCCCTGGTGCGCCAGTCCTGGGCGCCGCGCCGCCAGCGGTACGGGACGGTCAACGCGGACGGCTTCGGCGTCGGCTGGTACGCGGACGGCGACCCGGTCCCCGGCCGCTACCGGCGCCAGGGGCCGATCTGGCACGACGAGACCTTCACCGATCTGGCCCGGGTGGTGCGGACGACCGCGCTGCTCGCCGCCGTACGGGACGCCACCGAGGCGGGCGCGGACGGGGAGGCCGCGGCAGCGCCGTACAGCGCCGGGCGGCTGCTGTTCAGCCACAACGGCGCGGTGCCGGGCTGGCCCGCGTCCCTCGCGGGACCGGCCGGAGCGCTGCCCGCGCGGGAGCTGCTGTCGCTGGCCGCCCGCAACGACTCGGCGCTGCTCTGGGCGCTGGTCCTGCACCGTGCGGCGGCCGGGGACGACGTACCGACGGCGGTCGCGGAGACCGTCCGGGAGGTCGCGGAGGCGGCGCCCGGCGCCCGGCTGAACCTGCTGGTCACGGACGGCACGACCGTCGTGGCCACCGCCTGGGGCGATACCCTCTGGTACCTGCATGAACCGGGCCGCTCGACCGCGGTGGCCTCGGAACCGTACGACGACGATCCGCTCTGGCGCGAGGTCCCGGACCGCACCCTGCTGGTCGCGACCTCCTCGGACGTCACCCCCACACCGCTCAAGGAGCCCGCCGCGTGA